A genomic segment from Paramixta manurensis encodes:
- the phoB gene encoding phosphate response regulator transcription factor PhoB: MAKRILVVEDEAPIREMLCFVLEQNDYQPIEAEDYDSAINLLIEPWPDLILLDWMLPGGSGIQFIKHLKREAMTRDIPVMMITARGEEEDRVRGLEVGADDYITKPFSPKELVARIKAVMRRISPMAVEEVIEMQGLSLDPSSHRVMSATTPLEMGPTEYKLLHFFMTHPERVYSREQLLNHVWGTNVYVEDRTVDVHIRRLRKALEVSGHDRMVQTVRGTGYRFSARY; the protein is encoded by the coding sequence ATGGCTAAGCGCATTCTGGTCGTCGAAGATGAAGCCCCAATTCGGGAAATGTTGTGTTTCGTTCTGGAGCAAAATGATTACCAGCCAATCGAAGCGGAAGATTATGACAGCGCCATCAATTTGCTGATTGAACCCTGGCCCGATTTGATCTTACTCGACTGGATGTTGCCCGGCGGCAGCGGCATCCAGTTTATTAAACATTTAAAACGTGAAGCGATGACGCGTGATATTCCGGTGATGATGATTACCGCGCGTGGTGAAGAGGAAGATCGCGTGCGCGGGCTAGAAGTCGGCGCCGATGATTACATTACCAAGCCATTTTCACCGAAAGAGTTGGTGGCGCGCATTAAAGCGGTGATGCGCCGGATCTCGCCAATGGCGGTAGAAGAGGTGATTGAGATGCAGGGCTTAAGTCTTGATCCTTCCTCACACCGGGTAATGTCGGCCACTACGCCACTGGAAATGGGGCCAACCGAGTACAAGCTGTTGCACTTTTTTATGACCCATCCCGAGCGCGTTTATAGCCGAGAACAGTTGCTAAATCACGTTTGGGGAACCAATGTCTATGTAGAAGATCGCACGGTTGACGTGCATATTCGCCGCTTGCGTAAAGCTCTGGAAGTGTCCGGGCACGATCGCATGGTGCAAACGGTGCGCGGAACGGGGTATCGTTTTTCCGCTCGCTACTAA